The proteins below are encoded in one region of Lactuca sativa cultivar Salinas chromosome 3, Lsat_Salinas_v11, whole genome shotgun sequence:
- the LOC111912315 gene encoding uncharacterized protein LOC111912315 codes for MQRADFNTVVDNALQCFRGYGIPDLYLAAKLKHLKECLKKWRLTSFSKEKIELYPIKKLVNSLDMAAESRTLTSVEMNQHKDGNQKIIELEKWATLDLKQKSRIRWTVDGDKNTCLFHGHVNNNNRKNTIYGLTINGAWSTDVQEIMGEAFRFFEQKFKERWPKRPKLISNQFMTLSEEDSGNLEKPFTLEEIKSAIWACGNEKAPMPGWFYFQIHQKSVGNA; via the coding sequence ATGCAAAGAGCAGATTTCAATACGGTCGTAGACAATGCTTTGCAATGTTTTAGGGGATATGGTATCCCTGATTTATATCTGGCTGCCAAACTCAAACATCTCAAAGAATGCTTGAAGAAATGGAGACTCACCTCATTCTCAAAAGAAAAAATAGAGTTATATCCGATAAAAAAGCTTGTTAACTCGTTGGATATGGCAGCTGAATCAAGAACCTTGACGTCTGTAGAGATGAATCAACATAAGGATGGGAACCAAAAAATTATTGAGTTGGAGAAATGGGCAACCCTTGATCTCAAACAAAAATCACGTATTCGATGGACAGTTGATGGGGATAAGAATACCTGTTTATTTCACGGTCATGTGAACAATAACAACAGGAAAAATACCATATATGGCCTAACAATCAACGGTGCTTGGTCGACAGATGTGCAGGAAATTATGGGTGAAGCATTTAGATTCTTTGAACAAAAATTCAAGGAACGTTGGCCCAAAAGGCCTAAACTAATCAGTAATCAGTTTATGACCCTTTCTGAAGAGGATAGCGGGAACCTGGAGAAACCTTTCACACTTGAAGAGATCAAGTCAGCCATATGGGCTTGTGGAAATGAAAAAGCCCCAATGCCCGGATGGTTTTACTTTCAAATTCATCAAAAATCAGTGGGAAATGCTTAA